A single window of Sphaerodactylus townsendi isolate TG3544 linkage group LG05, MPM_Stown_v2.3, whole genome shotgun sequence DNA harbors:
- the LOC125433150 gene encoding 14 kDa phosphohistidine phosphatase-like encodes MAGQLSSVTEVEIDPEGTFKYILVRVQQKGDEHRDIVRGTATAEFHNHIFEKVNPEMEKLGFVCKCLGGGKIDHNSKEKKIRVFGLSTGYGKADHAVTVELLKKTYKDYDISWSDDKK; translated from the exons ATGGCGGGGCAGCTGAGCTCGGTGACCGAGGTGGAGATAGACCCGGAGGGCACCTTCAAGTACATTCTTGTGCGGGTGCAGCAGAAGGGCGACGAGCACCGCGATATCGTCCGGGGCACCGCTACCGCCGAGTTCCATA atcACATATTTGAAAAAGTGAATCCTGAAATGGAGAAACTTGGTTTTGTATGCAAGTGTCTTGGAGGAGGAAAAATTGATCATAATAGTAAAGAGAAGAAAATCCGTGTATTTGGTCTTTCTACA GGATATGGAAAAGCTGATCATGCTGTGACAGTTGAACTTCTGAAGAAAACCTATAAGGACTATGACATTAGTTGGTCCGATGACAAGAAGTGA
- the METTL18 gene encoding histidine protein methyltransferase 1 homolog has product MAFQFNFSIENTDESRLGALEDERPQRELKQESLTLSDKQEGLAGNRNDPSSGEDTFNQELLSERPVQVADHSSLNRHHDITLPEMFSCPAPSKAHDVPKDVCKVLENKVVETLPGHMNIYVVKAELTNYSHGDSILTKSISSHSDLITGVYEGGLKIWECTFDLIDYFSEAEVQFANKVVLDLGCGSGLLGITALKGNAEMVHFQDYNGVVIEETTLPNILVNCICRNGDSGGITGSSLEQCQERDFDHDLISKCKFFSGEWSGFRHLLLNSGSPLTKYDLIITSETIYNPDYYDALHETLSELLKANGCIYLASKAHYFGCGGGVMLFAEFVKKKGVFSSRTVKIVDKGLKRFIIELVFKNPS; this is encoded by the coding sequence ATGGCATTTCAGTTCAACTTTTCTATAGAGAACACAGACGAAAGCAGACTAGGAGCACTTGAAGACGAAAGACCCCAACGTGAATTGAAACAGGAATCTTTAACCCTCTCAGACAAGCAAGAAGGCCTGGCAGGAAACAGAAATGATCCATCATCAGGAGAAGATACGTTTAACCAGGAACTTTTATCTGAAAGGCCTGTTCAGGTGGCAGATCACAGCTCTTTGAATAGACACCATGACATAACTTTGCCAGAGATGTTTTCTTGTCCTGCACCTTCCAAGGCTCATGATGTCCCTAAAGATGTCTGCAAAGTCTTAGAAAATAAAGTTGTAGAGACACTACCGGGCCATATGAATATTTATGTGGTGAAAGCAGAACTCACAAATTACTCCCACGGAGACAGCATCCTGACTAAAAGCATTTCTTCTCACTCAGATCTAATCACTGGTGTCTATGAGGGAGGTCTGAAAATATGGGAATGCACATTTGATCTGATAGACTATTTTTCAGAAGCGGAAGTTCAATTTGCAAATAAAGTAGTTTTGGACCTAGGCTGTGGAAGTGGGCTTCTGGGAATCACTGCGTTGAAAGGAAATGCGGAAATGGTCCACTTTCAGGACTATAACGGTGTAGTGATTGAAGAAACAACTCTACCTAATATACTGGTAAACTGCATTTGCAGGAATGGTGATTCTGGCGGAATTACAGGTTCGTCTCTAGAGCAGTGCCAGGAAAGAGACTTTGACCATGACTTAATTTCTAAGTGCAAGTTCTTTTCTGGGGAATGGTCAGGATTTAGGCACCTTTTACTAAATAGCGGTTCACCCTTGACCAAATATGATCTCATAATCACGTCAGAAACTATTTACAATCCTGATTACTATGACGCTTTGCACGAGACACTTTCAGAATTGCTAAAAGCGAATGGCTGCATATACTTGGCTAGCAAAGCCCATTATTTTGGGTGTGGAGGTGGGGTCATGCTCTTTGCAgaatttgtcaaaaagaaaggtgtgttcagttctagaacTGTTAAAATTGTTGACAAGGGGCTGAAACGGTTCATTATTGAACTGGTGTTTAAGAATCCCTCCTAA